Proteins encoded within one genomic window of Pseudomonadota bacterium:
- a CDS encoding OmpA family protein, producing the protein MKLKLTTALAASAFLAACQNSPQYTEDEKTVEAKAIPGSAADFAQNVPDSAYFAFDRSDLNHDARHNLLQQVEWLKRYPQMAVVIEGRTDERGTREYNLALGERRAVAAKRFMAANGVGETMQGHGRNSNRHIRTVSFGKEKPVATQSAGDEKAFQLNRVATTKVE; encoded by the coding sequence ATGAAACTCAAATTAACGACAGCTCTTGCAGCCAGTGCCTTTTTGGCAGCCTGTCAGAATTCACCACAATACACAGAAGATGAGAAAACAGTTGAAGCAAAAGCAATTCCGGGATCAGCTGCAGATTTTGCACAGAATGTTCCTGATAGTGCTTATTTTGCTTTTGATCGTTCTGATCTTAATCACGATGCAAGGCATAACTTGTTACAACAGGTTGAGTGGCTCAAGCGCTACCCACAAATGGCTGTTGTTATCGAAGGCCGTACTGATGAAAGAGGTACTCGTGAGTACAACCTAGCACTAGGTGAGCGCCGTGCGGTTGCCGCCAAAAGATTTATGGCTGCAAACGGTGTTGGCGAAACCATGCAGGGTCACGGTCGTAATAGCAATCGTCACATTCGTACCGTTAGCTTCGGTAAGGAAAAGCCTGTAGCTACTCAAAGTGCTGGCGACGAGAAGGCTTTTCAGCTGAACCGCGTAGCCACAACAAAAGTTGAATAA